The following are encoded in a window of Caloenas nicobarica isolate bCalNic1 chromosome 32, bCalNic1.hap1, whole genome shotgun sequence genomic DNA:
- the CAPN1 gene encoding LOW QUALITY PROTEIN: calpain-1 catalytic subunit (The sequence of the model RefSeq protein was modified relative to this genomic sequence to represent the inferred CDS: deleted 1 base in 1 codon), translating to MSGPAAPLLCSGVSARVRRERARAEGLGRHEAALRFQGQDYLRLRRESRRAGRLFCDPAFPPAPASLGFRELGPAGAKTRGVTWKRPTELCANPQFIVDGATRTDVCQGALGDCWLLAAIASLTLQPALLQRVVPPGQSCQRGYAGIFHFQIWQFGEWLDVVVDDLLPTKDGRLLFVHSAEGSEFWSALLEKAYAKVNGCYEALAGGSTSEGFEDFTGGVTEWFDLRQPPPRLFGILQEALERGSLLGCSIDITSARDMETVTFKQLVKGHAYSVTGARQVPFRGQVLPLVRVRNPWGEVEWTGPWSDSSAEWDAVEPALRQQLLVRMEDGEFWMAFRDFLREFTRLEICNLTPDALQSRRFRAWNTQLFEGTWRRGSTAGGCRNYPATFWINPQFKIRLEEVDDADDEDGGAERGCSFLLALMQKHRRRERRYGRDMETIGFAVYEVPPELEGQSGLHLKREFFLANASRARSEQFINLREVSARLRLPPGEYLVVPSTFEPDREGDFVLRVFSEKRAGTEEMDDRIQATLPDEKVLSEGEIDENFKQLFKQLAGPDMEISVAELQTILNRIIGKHKDLRTKGFSIESCRSMVNLMDKDGNGKLGLVEFNVLWNRIRNYLAIFRKFDVDKSGSMSAYEMRLALEAAGYKLNQKLHQLIITRYAEPDLALDFDSFVCCLVRLETMFRFFQAVDVDQDGVVTFDLLQWLQFTMFA from the exons atgtcgggccccgccgcccccctgctctgctccgGGGTCTCCGCTCGGGTCCGGCGGGAGCGCGCGCGCGCGGAGGGGCTGGGCCGGCACGAGGCGGCGCTGCGGTTCCAGGGCCAGGACTACTTGCGGCTG CGGAGGGAGTCGCGGCGCGCCGGGCGGCTGTTCTGCGACCCCGCGTTCCCGCCCGCGCCCGCCTCCCTCGGCTTCCGCGAGCTCGGGCCGGCGGGCGCTAAGACCCGGGGGGTCACCTGGAAGCGGCCCACG GAGCTGTGTGCCAACCCGCAGTTCATCGTGGACGGCGCCACCCGCACCGACGTCTGCCAGGGCGCGCTGG GGGACTGCTGGCTGCTGGCGGCCATCGCGTCGCTGACGCTGCAGCCGGCGCTGCTGCAGCGGGTGGTGCCGCCCGGCCAGAGCTGCCAGCGCGGCTACGCCGGCATCTTCCACTTCCAG ATCTGGCAGTTCGGCGAGTGGCTGGACGTGGTGGTGGACGACCTGCTGCCCACCAAGGACGGGCGGCTGCTGTTCGTGCACTCGGCCGAGGGCTCCGAGTTCTGGTCGGCGCTGCTGGAAAAGGCCTACGCCAA GGTGAACGGCTGCTACGAGGCGCTGGCAGGCGGCAGCACGTCCGAGGGCTTCGAGGATTTCACCGGCGGCGTCACCGAATGGTTCGACCTGCGccagccgccgccgcggctGTTCGGCATCCTGCAGGAAGCGCTGGAGCGCGGGTCCCTGCTCGGCTGCTCCATCGAC ATCACGAGCGCGCGGGACATGGAGACCGTGACCTTCAAGCAGCTGGTGAAGGGCCACGCGTACTCGGTGACGGGCGCCCGGCAG GTGCCGTTCCGCGGGCAGGTGCTGCCGCTGGTCCGCGTGCGCAACCCCTGGGGTGAGGTGGAGTGGACGGGGCCCTGGAGCGACAG CTCGGCTGAGTGGGACGCGGTGGAGCCGGCGCTgcgccagcagctcctggtcaGGATGGAGGACGGCGAGTTCTG GATGGCGTTCCGGGATTTCCTGCGGGAGTTCACGCGCCTGGAGATCTGCAACCTGACCCCGGACGCGCTGCAGTCGCGCCGGTTCCGCGCCTGGAACACGCAGCTGTTCGAGGGCACGTGGCGGCGCGGCAGCACGGCCGGCGGCTGCCGCAACTACCCCG CCACTTTCTGGATCAACCCGCAGTTCAAGATCCGGCTGGAGGAGGTGGACGACGCCGATGACGAGGACGGCGGGGCCGAGCGCGGCTGCAGTTTCCTGCTGGCGCTGATGCAGAAGCACCGGCGCCGCGAGCGCCGCTACGGCAGGGACATGGAGACCATCGGCTTCGCCGTCTACGAG GTCCCTCCCGAG CTGGAGGGGCAGTCGGGGCTGCACCTGAAGCGCGAGTTCTTCCTGGCCAACGCGTCGCGCGCGCGCTCCGAGCAGTTCATCAACCTGCGCGAGGTGAGCGCGCGGCTGCGCCTGCCGCCCGGCGAGTACCTGGTGGTGCCGTCCACCTTCGAGCCCGACCGCGAGGGCGACTTCGTGCTGCGCGTCTTCTCCGAGAAACGGGCCGGCACCGA GGAGATGGACGACAGGATCCAGGCGACGCTGCCGGACGAG AAAGTGCTCTCGGAGGGCGAGATCGACGAGAACTTCAAGCAGCTCTTCAAGCAGCTGGCGGGGCCG GACATGGAGATCAGCGTCGCGGAGCTCCAGACCATCCTCAACCGCATCATCGGCAAAC ATAAAGACCTGCGCACCAAAGGCTTCAGCATCGAGTCGTGCCGCAGCATGGTCAACCTCATGGAC AAAGACGGCAACGGCAAACTGGGGCTGGTGGAGTTCAACGTGCTGTGGAACCGCATCCGCAACTacctg GCCATTTTCCGCAAATTCGATGTGGACAAGTCGGGGAGCATGAGTGCCTACGAGATGCGGCTGGCGCTGGAAGCCGCAG GTTACAAACTGAACCAGAAGCTGCACCAGTTGATCATCACGCGCTACGCGGAGCCCGACCTGGCGCTCGACTTCGACAGCTTCGTCTGCTGCCTCGTGCGCCTGGAAACCATGTTCC GGTTTTTCCAGGCCGTGGACGTGGACCAGGACGGGGTCGTCACCTTCGACCTGCTGCAG tGGCTCCAGTTCACCATGTTTGCCTGA
- the SYVN1 gene encoding LOW QUALITY PROTEIN: E3 ubiquitin-protein ligase synoviolin (The sequence of the model RefSeq protein was modified relative to this genomic sequence to represent the inferred CDS: inserted 2 bases in 1 codon) → MLCTAAVMAGSLALTTAVVAHAYYLKHQFYPTVVYLTKSSPSMAVLYIQAFVLVFLLGKFMGKVFFGQLRAAEMEHLLERSWYAVTETCLAFTVFRDDFSPRFVALFTLLLFLKCFHWLAEDRVDFMERSPNISWLFHFRIVSLMFLLGVLDFLFVNHAYHSILTRGASVQLVFGFEYAILVTMVLTVFVKYVLHSIDLQNENPWDSKAVYMLYTELFTGFIKVLLYMAFMTIMIKVHTFPLFAIRPMYLAMRQFKKAVTDAIMSRRAIRNMNTLYPDATPEELQAVDNVCIICREEMVTGAKRLPCNHIFHTSCLRSWFQRQQTCPTCRMDVLRATLPAQPPPEPPQQAPPPAQPPQVPQPPNFPQGLLPPFPPGMFPFWPPVAPFPPPGAEPAAPGESVSPKITQTAPNRRXSGRADAAFVAAAAASSSSSRPGDATNAASEPAAPPGLPLPPPWLGTPWPPVFGLPPMPVPPAGFAGLTEAELRAMEGQERQHLEARLQCLHNIHTLLDAAMLQINQYLGVLASLGSPRPAQPSDPPGAEPGPPGAAGPSAAPPAGDEEDEEEEPDAVELRRRRLQKLAAPL, encoded by the exons ATGCTGTGCACGGCGGCGGTGATGGCCGGGAGCCTGGCGCTCACCACGGCCGTGGTGGCTCACGCCTATTACCTGAAGCACCAGTTCTACCCCACCGTGGTTTATCTCACCAAATCCAGCCCCAGCATGGCC GTTCTCTACATCCAGGCCTTCGTCCTGGTTTTCCTGCTGGGCAAGTTCATGGGGAAGGTGTTTTTTGGGCAGCTGCGGGCGGCCGAGATGGAG CACCTCCTGGAACGCTCCTGGTACGCGGTGACTGAGACCTGCTTGGCCTTCACCGTCTTCAGGGACGACTTCAGCCCGCGCTTCGTCGCGCTCttcaccctcctcctcttcctcaagTGCTTCCACTGGTTGGCCGAAGACCGCGTGGACTTT ATGGAGAGGAGCCCCAACATCTCCTGGCTCTTCCACTTCCGGATCGTCT CGCTGATGTTCCTCCTGGGCGTCCTGGACTTCCTGTTCGTTAACCACGCCTACCACAGCATCCTAACGAGAGGAGCCTCCGTCCAGCTCGTCTTTGGCTTCGAG TACGCCATCCTGGTCACCATGGTCCTCACCGTCTTCGTGAAGTACGTCCTGCACTCCATCGACCTGCAGAACGAGAACCCCTGGGACAGCAAAGCCGTCTACATGCTCTACACCGAGCTCTTCACCG GGTTCATCAAGGTCCTGCTCTACATGGCTTTCATGACCATCATGATCAAAGTCCACACCTTCCCGCTCTTCGCCATCCGCCCCATGTACTTGGCCATGAG GCAGTTCAAGAAGGCCGTGACCGACGCCATCATGTCGCGCCGCGCCATCCGCAACATGAACACCCT CTACCCCGACGCGACGCCCGAGGAGCTGCAGGCCGTGGACAACGTCTGCATCATCTGCCGCGAGGAGATGGTGACGGGCGCCAAGCGCCTGCCCTGCAACCACATCTTCCACACCAG CTGCCTGCGCTCGTGGTTCCAGCGCCAGCAGACGTGTCCCACGTGCCGCATGGACGTCCTGCGCGCCACCCTCcccgcgcagccgccgccggAACCGCCCCAGCAGGCGCCGCCCCCGGCGCagcccccccaggtcccccagccccccaact TTCcgcaggggctgctccccccgTTCCCACCGGGGATGTTCCCGTTTTGGCCGCCGGTCGCTCCCTTCCCGCCCCCCGGTGCCGAACCCGCCGCCCCCGGTGAGTCCGTttcccccaaaatcacccaaacgGCACCGAATCGGCG TTCCGGCCGCGCTGACGCCGCCTTTGTCGCCGCagctgccgcctcctcctcctcctcccgccccgGTGATGCCACCAACGCCGCGTCGGAACCGGCGGCACCGCCGGGGCTgcccctcccgccgccctgGCTGGGGACGCCCTGGCCGCCCGTTTTTG GGCTCCCGCCGATGCCGGTGCCGCCGGCCGGGTTCGCGGGGCTGACGGAGGCCGAGCTGCGCGCCATGGAGGGGCAGGAGCGGCAGCACCTGGAGGCGCGACTGCAATGTCTGCACAACATCCACACGCTGCTGGACGCGGCCATGCTGCAGATCAACCAGTACCTGGGCGTGCTGGCCTCCCTGGG GTCGCCCCGTCCGGCCCAGCCCAGCGACCCCCCCGGTGCGGAGCCCGGACCCCCCGGAGCCGCTGGTCCCAGCGCCG cgccccccgcGGGCgatgaggaagatgaggaggaggagccgGACGCGGTCGAGCTGCGGAGACGGCGCCTCCAGAAACTGGCGGCTCCGCTCTGA